The proteins below come from a single Salvelinus fontinalis isolate EN_2023a chromosome 1, ASM2944872v1, whole genome shotgun sequence genomic window:
- the LOC129861251 gene encoding zinc finger protein 503-like, which produces MITSPAFSVLRNSIAIPVWENSYSGEKGTPRINNQFLHLVSPSNPLRQANRIPIKILKMLTARGGHILHPEYLQPLPSTPISPIELDAKKSPLALLAQTCSQIGKPDPPSSSKLSSVTSNGSSDKEAKSGPLKMSDIGNEDKSSFKPYSKSSEKNKDSSSSSGSLSGDKASFRVPSATCQPFTPRTGSPSSCHSVSPLPSEGKQGDKEEKNKESDSNKNSTMEGNGSGSHSRISGINGEANQHQETTSGSKAITSDSLTSVSSASSVQLLGSGGLVAPVSPYKPGHTVFPLPPAGMSYPGSLAGAYAGYPQHFLPHGMTLDPTKSSSQLLSAQFAAASQLQCNKAGSPLSRASPPSLMSASLCRDPYCLSYHCASHLSGASSASQCHESSALKSGYPLMYPTHPLHGVHSSPPSFAGHPLYPYGFMLPNDPLPHVCNWVSANGPCDKRFSCSEELLNHLRTHTAFAGTEKLISGYPGSSSLANAAAAAMACHMHMPPNAAPGSPGTLTLRSPHHPLGLSTRYHPYSKSPLPPGASVQMPAATGPYYSPYTLYGQRLTTASALGYQ; this is translated from the exons ATGATCACATCGCCCGCATTTTCTGTCCTGAGAAATAGTATCGCGATTCCGGTGTGGGAGAACAGTTATTCAGGGGAGAAGGGCACACCGAGAATAAACAATCAATTTCTTCACCTCGTCTCTCCGTCAAACCCTTTACGGCAGGCTAATCGTATACCCATAAAGATTTTGAAAATGCTTACAGCACGGGGAGGACACATTTTGCACCCGGAGTACCTTCAACCTTTGCCATCAACTCCTATCAGTCCCATCGAG CTGGATGCCAAGAAAAGTCCGTTGGCTCTCTTGGCACAGACCTGCTCACAAATCGGAAAACCAGACCCTCCGTCCTCTTCCAAACTCTCATCTGTAACCTCAAATGGATCTAGTGACAAAGAGGCCAAATCCGGACCACTAAAAATGAGTGACATTGGAAATGAAGACAAATCTAGCTTCAAACCCTACTCCAAATCATCGGAGAAGAACAAGGACTCCTCGTCCAGCAGTggtagtctgagtggagataaaGCTAGTTTCCGAGTGCCTAGCGCCACCTGCCAGCCGTTTACCCCCAGGACAGGCAGCCCCAGCTCCTGCCACTCTGTGTCTCCGCTGCCATCTGAGGGTAAGCAGGGAGACAAGGAGGAAAAGAATAAGGAATCTGATAGCAATAAAAACAGTACAATGGAGGGAAACGGCAGTGGTAGTCACAGCCGGATATCTGGGATTAACGGTGAGGCTAACCAACACCAGGAGACCACCTCTGGATCAAAGGCTATCACATCAGACTCACTCACATCTGTCTCCTCTGCATCATCTGTTCAACTTCTGGGTTCAGGAGGACTCGTAGCGCCAGTCTCCCCCTATAAACCTGGGCACACCGTTTTCCCTCTACCGCCTGCTGGCATGTCCTACCCTGGAAGTTTAGCAGGTGCATACGCAGGCTATCCCCAACACTTTCTCCCTCACGGAATGACTTTAGACCCGACGAAATCTAGCAGTCAACTACTCAGTGCTCAGTTTGCCGCTGCCAGCCAACTTCAGTGCAATAAGGCTGGGAGCCCCTTGTCCAGGGCTTCTCCTCCGTCCCTAATGTCTGCTAGCCTGTGTAGAGACCCGTACTGCCTGAGTTACCACTGCGCAAGCCACTTATCCGGTGCTTCCAGTGCCTCGCAGTGCCATGAGTCCTCGGCTCTGAAGTCAGGATACCCTCTCATGTACCCAACTCACCCTTTGCACGGCGTGCATTCCTCGCCGCCATCTTTTGCTGGACACCCGTTATACCCCTATGGCTTTATGCTCCCAAATGACCCTCTGCCACACGTCTGTAATTGGGTGTCGGCTAACGGACCTTGCGACAAACGGTTTTCTTGCTCAGAAGAGCTCCTCAATCACCTAAGGACTCACACTGCTTTTGCGGGGACGGAGAAGTTGATATCAGGATACCCGGGTTCATCATCGCTAGCCAACGCTGCGGCGGCCGCCATGGCCTGCCATATGCACATGCCTCCAAATGCGGCCCCGGGCAGCCCTGGAACGCTCACCCTGAGGAGCCCGCATCACCCTCTGGGATTGAGCACGCGCTATCACCCCTATTCAAAGAGCCCCCTGCCCCCCGGCGCTTCGGTTCAGATGCCCGCTGCCACAGGTCCATATTATTCTCCCTATACCTTGTATGGACAGAGACTCACCACCGCATCGGCGTTAGGATACCAGTAg